The proteins below are encoded in one region of Nocardia sp. XZ_19_385:
- a CDS encoding acyl-CoA dehydrogenase family protein, which translates to MNDDLDQVAELARNFFTKYCVPHEDRWSKQQHVDRDVWYEAGELGLLCASIPEEYGGGGGNFAHEAAIGIEQVRTLAPSFGGMLHSGIIAHYINAYGTHEQKLAWLPKMASGEMVAAIAMTEPGTGSDLQAIKTRAVKEGGDYVINGAKTFISNGFLCDLVIVVAKTADAGGIGDVSLIGVETKDLPGFSRGRNLEKVGQHGQDTCELNFVDVRVPQANVLGRVEGQGFIQLMQQLPQERLILAVSAAATVEKAVQVTVDYAKERTAFGKPIFAFQNTKFVLAECDTLASVCWTYLDSCIEKHLRGELDITTAAKAKWWLTEQQCIVVDRCVQIFGGYGYMVEYPIARMYADSRIQKIYGGTSEIMKELISRSL; encoded by the coding sequence ATGAACGACGACCTCGACCAGGTCGCCGAACTGGCCCGCAACTTCTTTACCAAATATTGTGTGCCGCACGAGGACCGGTGGTCCAAGCAGCAGCACGTAGACCGGGACGTCTGGTACGAGGCGGGCGAACTCGGCCTGCTGTGTGCCAGCATCCCCGAGGAATACGGCGGTGGCGGCGGTAACTTCGCCCACGAGGCGGCCATCGGCATCGAGCAGGTCCGCACTCTCGCACCGAGTTTCGGCGGCATGCTGCACAGCGGCATCATCGCGCACTACATCAACGCGTACGGCACCCACGAGCAGAAGCTCGCGTGGCTGCCCAAGATGGCCAGCGGCGAGATGGTCGCCGCCATCGCCATGACCGAGCCGGGTACCGGATCCGATCTGCAGGCGATCAAGACGCGGGCGGTCAAAGAGGGCGGAGACTACGTCATCAATGGCGCGAAAACTTTCATCTCCAATGGGTTCCTGTGCGATCTCGTCATCGTGGTAGCCAAGACCGCCGATGCCGGTGGGATCGGCGATGTTTCGCTGATCGGCGTGGAAACCAAGGATCTCCCCGGATTCTCGCGTGGGCGCAACCTCGAGAAAGTCGGCCAGCACGGCCAGGACACCTGCGAGCTGAACTTCGTCGACGTGCGGGTGCCCCAGGCCAATGTCCTGGGCAGGGTGGAGGGGCAGGGCTTCATCCAGCTCATGCAGCAGCTCCCGCAGGAGCGGCTCATTCTCGCGGTCTCGGCGGCGGCCACCGTCGAGAAGGCGGTCCAGGTGACCGTCGACTACGCCAAGGAACGCACCGCGTTCGGCAAACCGATCTTCGCCTTCCAGAACACCAAATTCGTCCTCGCCGAATGCGACACCCTCGCCTCGGTGTGCTGGACCTACCTGGACAGCTGCATCGAGAAGCATCTGCGCGGCGAACTCGACATCACCACAGCCGCCAAGGCCAAATGGTGGCTCACCGAACAGCAGTGCATCGTCGTGGACCGCTGCGTGCAGATCTTCGGCGGCTACGGCTACATGGTCGAGTACCCGATCGCCCGCATGTACGCCGACTCCCGCATCCAGAAGATCTACGGCGGCACCAGCGAAATCATGAAGGAACTGATTTCGCGAAGCCTGTAG
- a CDS encoding alpha/beta fold hydrolase, translating to MPTSFSVERRATYSEYRTRELVVAGDGPTIVLVHGFAHAAETWIPLLDLLHRAGRAAVAVDLPGFGKADPLLPGSLVPQLDRFLGEVIRRYAGSNGVVLVGNSLGAAMALRAGRAVDLPVNAVVALDTAGITWRRLVSIGLDPIVSANQLYAAIGCPERVHRSLATRAAQSLLYGRKSAVVPEVVAQLAAVASDPAETHRLLRLGARFKAELDRTTDHGDVRVPLVAVHGARDRLVPVSASRILYDANPGSRLVVLPHAGHCPQLDATSAVSQLVREMAGISNTSREIS from the coding sequence ATGCCCACGTCGTTCAGCGTCGAGCGACGGGCCACCTACTCCGAGTACCGCACTCGTGAACTGGTGGTGGCCGGTGACGGCCCCACCATCGTGCTGGTGCACGGTTTCGCACACGCGGCCGAGACCTGGATTCCCCTTCTCGATCTCCTGCACCGGGCCGGGCGGGCGGCGGTAGCCGTCGACCTGCCCGGCTTCGGGAAGGCCGATCCGCTGCTACCGGGCAGCCTGGTGCCGCAGCTGGATAGGTTTCTCGGAGAGGTGATTCGGCGCTACGCGGGTTCCAACGGTGTTGTACTGGTGGGCAACTCACTCGGCGCGGCCATGGCGCTCCGGGCCGGGCGCGCGGTCGACCTGCCTGTCAATGCGGTGGTCGCCCTCGATACCGCCGGGATCACCTGGAGGCGGCTCGTCTCGATCGGGCTCGATCCGATCGTCAGCGCGAATCAGCTCTACGCCGCTATTGGCTGCCCCGAGCGAGTGCATCGATCCTTGGCCACCAGAGCCGCGCAATCGCTGCTGTACGGGCGCAAATCCGCAGTTGTTCCCGAGGTCGTGGCACAACTCGCGGCGGTCGCATCCGACCCCGCCGAAACCCACCGGCTCCTACGCTTGGGCGCCCGATTCAAGGCCGAGCTCGACCGCACGACCGATCACGGCGACGTGCGTGTCCCACTGGTCGCCGTGCACGGTGCCCGTGACCGGCTCGTTCCGGTCTCGGCCAGTCGAATTCTGTACGACGCCAACCCCGGCAGCCGACTTGTCGTGCTGCCGCATGCCGGGCATTGCCCCCAACTCGATGCCACCTCTGCTGTCTCCCAGCTGGTCCGGGAAATGGCGGGCATCTCGAACACTTCCAGGGAGATCTCGTGA
- a CDS encoding SDR family oxidoreductase — translation MGATDSSRVAIVTGAGRGIGREHARLLASQGIAVVVNDLGGSNDGAGSDAGPAQQVVDEIIAAGGRAVANTDSVSDWDGAKKLVDQAISEFGGLDIVVNNAGILRDAFIAGIERAQWESVIGVHLNGHFNVLRHAAVYWKEQSKAGTPRNASVINTASASGTFSTLPGQVNYAAAKAGIAAMTLVAAEELSRYGVRVNAIAPVARTRLTLATPGMAAIFAEEVPEGEFDAFSPANIAPIVAYLASEKCPLNGKVLAVQGGAVSLLEGWTFAETVEVDGPWVLDELPAQFDRWS, via the coding sequence ATGGGTGCAACAGATTCTTCACGCGTCGCGATCGTCACCGGGGCGGGACGCGGCATCGGCCGCGAACACGCGCGGCTGCTGGCCTCGCAAGGTATTGCCGTGGTCGTCAACGACCTCGGCGGGTCCAATGACGGCGCCGGCTCCGACGCCGGCCCGGCACAGCAGGTCGTCGATGAAATCATCGCCGCGGGCGGCAGGGCGGTCGCCAACACCGACAGCGTCAGCGACTGGGATGGTGCGAAGAAGCTTGTCGACCAGGCGATCTCAGAGTTCGGCGGTCTCGACATCGTGGTGAACAACGCGGGCATCCTGCGCGACGCGTTCATCGCGGGCATCGAGCGCGCGCAGTGGGAATCGGTGATCGGTGTGCACCTGAACGGCCACTTCAATGTGCTGCGCCACGCGGCCGTGTACTGGAAAGAGCAGTCGAAGGCGGGAACGCCGCGCAATGCCTCGGTGATCAACACCGCCTCCGCCTCGGGCACCTTCTCGACGCTGCCCGGACAGGTCAACTACGCCGCTGCCAAGGCGGGCATTGCCGCGATGACTCTCGTTGCCGCCGAAGAACTCTCGCGGTACGGGGTGCGTGTCAACGCGATTGCGCCGGTGGCCCGCACCCGGCTTACCCTGGCCACCCCCGGCATGGCCGCCATCTTCGCCGAAGAGGTGCCCGAGGGCGAATTCGACGCCTTCAGCCCGGCCAATATCGCGCCCATCGTCGCCTACCTGGCGAGTGAGAAGTGCCCGCTCAATGGCAAGGTGCTCGCGGTGCAGGGCGGTGCCGTCTCGCTACTCGAAGGCTGGACCTTCGCCGAGACGGTCGAAGTCGACGGACCGTGGGTCCTGGACGAGCTGCCCGCGCAGTTCGATCGCTGGTCCTGA
- a CDS encoding SRPBCC family protein, translating to MALASASKEIAASQDKVWAIIADPSRNAEWNTLHDKWKSEAPTVIAQGDKMSEVVSIMGMPNTIVWEVTQYDAPNTFTISGAGMANAKVTFTMSVEANGAGSIAKIDAEFISQMMVGAIGKAIERTAFKELEASLLKLADLVA from the coding sequence ATGGCACTGGCATCGGCCTCCAAGGAAATCGCGGCTTCGCAGGACAAGGTGTGGGCGATCATCGCCGACCCGAGCCGCAATGCCGAATGGAACACCCTGCACGACAAGTGGAAGAGCGAAGCTCCGACCGTGATCGCCCAGGGCGACAAGATGAGCGAAGTCGTCTCGATCATGGGTATGCCCAACACGATCGTCTGGGAGGTCACCCAGTACGACGCCCCCAATACCTTCACCATCTCCGGGGCCGGCATGGCAAACGCCAAGGTCACCTTCACCATGTCCGTCGAAGCCAACGGTGCAGGGTCGATCGCCAAGATCGACGCCGAGTTCATCAGCCAGATGATGGTCGGCGCGATCGGCAAGGCCATCGAGCGCACCGCCTTCAAGGAGCTGGAAGCCTCGCTGCTCAAGCTGGCCGACCTCGTCGCCTGA
- a CDS encoding lipid-transfer protein, with product MKNRVFVIGVGLTKFEKPGRREGWDYPDMALESGTKALQDAGIAYDKVQQAYAGYCYGDSCSGHRAVYGLGLTGIPVFNVNSNCSTGSSAMYLAAQAIRGGLADCTLAIGFEKMQPGSLGNTYEDREPPMQRHLLAMAELREIAFPPAPWMFGAAGLEHNEKYGSTPEHFVQIAVKNHRHSVNNPYAQFQDSYTEDEIKTAKMVYGAAGITRPMCSPTSDGSGAAILASERFVIENDLSAQAIEIVGQSLVTDVPGTFDNKSLITLVGADMSRLAAQRVYEQAQITPDDVDVIELHDCFAPNELLTYEALGLAAEGEAHKLLDAGDTTYGGRWVVNPSGGLISKGHPLGATGLAQTAELVWQLRGQADQRQVAGAKVALAHNIGLGGSAVVTAYRPAER from the coding sequence ATGAAGAACCGCGTATTCGTCATCGGCGTCGGCCTGACGAAATTCGAGAAGCCGGGCCGCCGCGAGGGCTGGGACTACCCGGACATGGCACTCGAGTCCGGCACCAAGGCGCTGCAAGACGCCGGAATCGCTTACGACAAGGTGCAGCAGGCCTATGCGGGCTATTGCTACGGCGATTCGTGTTCGGGCCACCGCGCCGTCTATGGACTCGGCCTGACCGGCATTCCCGTATTCAACGTGAACAGCAATTGCTCGACCGGTTCGAGCGCGATGTACCTTGCCGCCCAAGCCATTCGAGGCGGGCTCGCGGATTGCACCCTTGCCATCGGCTTCGAGAAGATGCAGCCCGGCTCGCTCGGCAACACCTACGAAGACCGTGAGCCGCCCATGCAGCGACACCTGCTGGCCATGGCCGAACTGCGGGAGATCGCGTTCCCGCCCGCGCCGTGGATGTTCGGCGCGGCGGGGCTGGAACACAATGAGAAGTACGGCTCCACACCGGAACACTTCGTCCAGATCGCGGTCAAGAACCACCGCCACTCGGTGAACAATCCGTACGCCCAGTTCCAGGACAGCTACACCGAGGACGAGATCAAGACCGCCAAGATGGTCTACGGAGCGGCGGGAATCACCCGGCCGATGTGCTCGCCCACCTCGGACGGTTCGGGTGCGGCGATCCTGGCCAGCGAGCGATTCGTCATCGAGAACGATCTCTCGGCGCAGGCGATCGAGATCGTCGGTCAATCGCTGGTCACCGACGTACCGGGCACCTTCGATAACAAGAGCCTGATCACCCTGGTCGGCGCGGATATGAGCCGCCTGGCCGCCCAGCGGGTCTACGAGCAGGCGCAGATCACCCCCGATGACGTGGACGTCATCGAACTGCACGACTGCTTCGCCCCCAATGAACTGCTCACCTACGAAGCGCTCGGCCTGGCCGCAGAGGGCGAGGCGCACAAGCTTCTCGACGCGGGCGACACCACCTACGGGGGTCGCTGGGTGGTCAACCCGTCCGGCGGCCTGATCTCCAAGGGCCACCCGCTCGGCGCGACCGGCCTCGCGCAGACCGCTGAGCTGGTCTGGCAGCTGCGCGGTCAGGCAGACCAGCGCCAGGTCGCCGGAGCCAAGGTCGCCCTGGCCCACAACATCGGACTCGGCGGATCCGCCGTGGTAACCGCCTACCGCCCCGCCGAGCGCTGA
- a CDS encoding MaoC/PaaZ C-terminal domain-containing protein, translated as MSEHAFNVDGIGSWTTEIEFPVEKERTIAYAEATNDPISQHLDGTYAPPVFAVVPALTDMADHTMSVVPDELVFRILHGEQDFRFHRAIVPGETLHVRSKVLGIHGKSTGVVVTTIGETRDAAGELVNEQYFSGFFKGGVWPHEAGTLAPAHSFDESLRNRAADFMVEQQFDKDQTFRYAEPAGDPMPIHLDDEFARQMGLPGIIIHGLCTMAFTSHAVLSQVAVDDPTRLKRLAVRFSKPARPEQTMTTSIWHTGETEGRQIYAFESASNEGAALIKDGIAEIA; from the coding sequence TTGTCAGAGCACGCGTTCAACGTCGACGGTATCGGCAGCTGGACTACCGAGATCGAATTCCCGGTCGAGAAGGAACGTACGATCGCGTACGCCGAGGCCACCAACGACCCGATCTCGCAGCACCTCGACGGCACCTACGCTCCCCCGGTGTTCGCCGTCGTTCCCGCGTTGACGGATATGGCCGACCACACCATGTCGGTCGTCCCGGACGAGCTGGTGTTCCGGATCCTGCACGGTGAGCAGGACTTCCGCTTCCACCGGGCGATCGTTCCCGGCGAGACGCTGCACGTGCGATCCAAGGTCCTCGGCATTCACGGCAAGTCCACCGGCGTCGTGGTGACCACCATCGGCGAAACCCGCGACGCGGCCGGTGAACTGGTCAACGAGCAGTACTTCTCCGGATTCTTCAAGGGTGGGGTATGGCCGCACGAGGCCGGAACCCTCGCCCCCGCACACTCTTTCGACGAATCACTGCGCAACCGCGCGGCCGATTTCATGGTCGAGCAGCAGTTCGACAAGGACCAGACCTTCCGCTACGCCGAACCGGCCGGTGATCCGATGCCGATCCACCTGGACGATGAATTCGCGAGGCAGATGGGCCTTCCCGGCATCATCATCCACGGCCTGTGCACCATGGCGTTCACCTCGCACGCGGTGCTGTCCCAGGTCGCGGTCGACGATCCGACCCGGCTCAAGCGCCTGGCGGTGCGGTTCAGCAAGCCCGCGCGACCGGAACAGACGATGACCACCTCGATCTGGCACACCGGCGAGACCGAGGGGCGGCAGATCTACGCCTTCGAGAGCGCGAGCAACGAGGGCGCCGCGCTCATCAAGGACGGCATCGCCGAGATCGCCTGA
- a CDS encoding AraC family transcriptional regulator, producing MMANRTVAIDFIRAAMATAAARGVDMRGVLRDARITPEMIGHDRVRVTREQAARVMQSLWERTDDELAGLGPRPIPRGTFRMITLGIIHTPDLRAALSRFTEFVMLSTGLRSELSVDGARARLAIHGNPESPLDPLVVDIAVAVTHRFASWLIRKQIRLTAVELPYPAPADGSEYHLIYGVLPTFDAPCAAFTFDSMYLPVPVVRTEPELEEFLRSAPAGLLFRSRYDVTTADRVRNILERNTSAEWLSTEEVAKRLSLSAQHVRRLLREEGTSFRAIQEDILRDRAIESLVQGEETIEELSERLGYSEPSAFRRAFRRWTGIAPGSYQGTTGP from the coding sequence ATGATGGCGAATCGCACCGTGGCGATCGACTTCATTCGGGCCGCCATGGCGACCGCCGCCGCGCGCGGGGTCGATATGCGCGGTGTGCTGCGCGATGCGCGCATCACTCCCGAGATGATCGGGCACGACCGCGTGCGCGTCACGCGGGAGCAGGCCGCCCGCGTCATGCAGTCATTGTGGGAGCGCACCGACGACGAGCTCGCGGGTCTCGGTCCGCGCCCCATCCCGCGCGGCACCTTCCGAATGATCACCCTGGGCATCATTCACACACCCGATCTGCGAGCCGCGCTGTCCCGCTTCACCGAATTCGTCATGCTCAGCACCGGATTGCGCTCGGAGCTGTCGGTGGACGGCGCACGGGCGCGGCTGGCGATCCACGGCAATCCGGAGTCACCGCTGGACCCACTGGTGGTCGATATCGCCGTCGCGGTCACCCACCGGTTCGCGTCGTGGTTGATTCGCAAGCAGATTCGGCTTACCGCGGTGGAATTGCCCTATCCCGCACCGGCGGACGGCTCCGAGTACCACCTCATCTACGGCGTGCTACCGACATTCGACGCACCGTGCGCCGCATTCACCTTCGACTCCATGTATCTCCCGGTCCCTGTGGTGCGCACCGAACCGGAGTTGGAGGAGTTCCTGCGCAGCGCGCCGGCCGGCTTGCTGTTCCGCAGTCGCTACGACGTGACCACCGCTGACCGCGTGCGAAACATTCTGGAGCGCAACACCTCCGCCGAATGGCTCAGCACAGAGGAAGTCGCCAAACGACTGTCCCTGAGCGCACAGCACGTGCGCCGTCTCCTGCGCGAGGAGGGCACCTCGTTCCGCGCGATCCAGGAGGACATCCTGCGAGACCGTGCGATCGAAAGCCTGGTCCAGGGCGAGGAAACGATCGAAGAGCTCTCCGAACGGCTCGGCTACTCCGAGCCCAGTGCCTTCCGCCGCGCCTTCCGCCGGTGGACCGGCATCGCCCCCGGTTCCTACCAGGGCACCACCGGTCCCTAG
- a CDS encoding TetR/AcrR family transcriptional regulator — protein sequence MTMAATAPEQRWVTSGESSEPPVLSSGDARRARRSRRREQLLVAAGEAFAAGGYYATSMDNISRIAGVSKPILYQHFSNKLDLYLAVLQGHIDVLVHNVRHALRSTTDNEQRVRAAVEAYFDFVDDRTQGYRVVFESDVPSEPSVQWRTAQGIEACVDAIFDLVSHNSGLDNHRARTLAVGLVGASQFAAQYWLEAGRPIPKSEAVEATVTLCWGGVSRLPRRPS from the coding sequence ATGACAATGGCCGCAACAGCACCTGAACAGCGCTGGGTAACCAGCGGCGAGAGCAGCGAACCCCCCGTGCTGAGCAGCGGCGACGCACGCCGGGCACGCCGTAGCAGGCGACGCGAGCAATTACTGGTTGCCGCAGGTGAAGCCTTCGCCGCCGGCGGATACTACGCCACCAGCATGGATAACATCTCCCGGATCGCTGGAGTATCCAAACCTATTTTATATCAGCATTTCTCGAACAAGTTGGATCTCTACCTGGCGGTCCTGCAAGGCCATATCGACGTGCTCGTGCACAATGTCCGGCACGCGCTGCGGTCCACCACCGACAACGAGCAGCGGGTGCGGGCCGCCGTCGAGGCGTATTTCGACTTCGTCGATGACCGGACCCAGGGCTATCGGGTGGTCTTCGAATCCGACGTGCCCAGCGAGCCTTCGGTGCAATGGCGCACGGCCCAGGGCATCGAGGCGTGCGTCGACGCGATCTTCGACCTGGTCTCGCACAACTCCGGGCTCGACAACCACCGCGCCCGGACCCTGGCGGTCGGCCTGGTCGGCGCCAGCCAGTTCGCCGCACAGTACTGGCTCGAAGCCGGACGCCCGATTCCCAAATCCGAAGCGGTCGAGGCGACGGTCACCCTGTGCTGGGGCGGTGTATCCCGCCTGCCTCGACGCCCTTCCTAG